One stretch of Thermanaerosceptrum fracticalcis DNA includes these proteins:
- a CDS encoding CsxC family protein — translation MTWNPGKTIRTAADLFKKDAQTFCPTACADVSGGEIIECVNNPVPVEPLFTGAVVKVPVVLAELTVQFNVNSTIELPEPALEIKNIKKRLKITQCLLLQNTNMLFIKGFVRKNIDYSTRKCSTPEGICGDIRHCTVDIPFKCTTPVIFNVMEPLPVVPASTNEFQYFGRFDVKGPQFAEKDELLSGDFTEYNQISTEFFNELPFCELVSSRIVEFDEYLNPLPPANVKAPFEEREFKKIEEKMVIYLTLKILQNRQVAVPASDC, via the coding sequence ATGACTTGGAACCCAGGTAAAACAATTAGAACTGCTGCAGATCTATTTAAAAAAGATGCCCAAACTTTTTGTCCCACAGCTTGTGCCGATGTTTCCGGCGGAGAAATTATTGAATGTGTCAACAATCCCGTCCCCGTTGAACCTTTATTTACAGGTGCCGTAGTAAAAGTACCCGTTGTCCTGGCCGAACTTACTGTGCAATTTAATGTCAACTCAACCATTGAACTGCCCGAACCTGCGCTCGAAATAAAAAATATCAAGAAACGCCTGAAAATCACCCAATGCTTGTTGTTGCAAAACACCAATATGTTATTTATTAAAGGCTTTGTACGCAAAAACATCGATTACTCCACAAGAAAATGTTCTACCCCGGAAGGCATTTGCGGTGATATTCGCCACTGCACTGTAGACATACCCTTTAAGTGTACTACACCGGTTATTTTCAATGTCATGGAACCTCTCCCGGTTGTCCCTGCCAGCACCAATGAATTCCAATATTTTGGCAGATTTGATGTTAAAGGCCCTCAATTTGCTGAAAAGGACGAATTATTGTCCGGTGACTTTACGGAATATAACCAAATCAGTACCGAATTCTTCAATGAGCTGCCTTTCTGTGAACTAGTCAGCAGCAGGATCGTGGAATTTGATGAATATCTAAATCCCCTGCCGCCGGCCAATGTTAAGGCACCTTTTGAAGAAAGAGAATTTAAGAAGATTGAAGAAAAAATGGTTATCTACCTGACCCTAAAGATCTTGCAAAACCGCCAGGTAGCAGTGCCCGCTTCTGATTGCTGA